A stretch of Rhizobium glycinendophyticum DNA encodes these proteins:
- a CDS encoding sensor histidine kinase NtrY-like yields the protein MARVRRASAADVEAAMAQDRRASFALPGLLLAGGALLCASFTLPILLGLTPIEPTSRVLVASAVINSLFIVGLMFLIGREVLRLFKARNRGRAAARLHVRIVALFSVIAITPAILVAIFASITLNVGLDRWFSIRTQSIVSSSMNVAQAYMLENASYLQGQAISMANDLERNRALFYLDRTGFVELMTRQARGRGMLGAFLVREDGSAITKADIETEKPLPAIPRDALESAAAGQPTLIPPGVTNLVGAIIKLDSISGTFLYTIRAVDPKVMQAMRLMEENNAEYQSMEDGRTTLQIAFAILYLGFALIVLLAAIWTAIAVADRIVRPIRLLIGAADSIASGNLNVLVPVRAADGDVGSLSRTFNKMVSQIRSQRDEILEAKDEVDDRRRFIEAVLSGVTAAVIGVEDNGIVTIVNPSAEFFLALPSDQLIGEKLSLVAPEVDRVLTEATVRHRGEYREQINMIRGGKERTLNVQVTREETRGSEDSYVITLDDITDLVVAQRSTAWADVARRIAHEIKNPLTPIQLSAERLKRRYGKQIAEDDKAVFNQCTDTIVRQVEDIGRMVDEFSAFARMPKPAKQRADLREILTDAVFLREIGSAEIEFQRDFGDEPLEGSFDARMLAQAVSNIVKNAVEAIEAVPLEELGKGKILVRSYFDHAHDRFAVDVIDNGRGLPTENRHRILEPYMTMREKGTGLGLAIVKKIIEEHGGQLELHDAPADFDRGRGAMIRIILPRAETAAIDSENDKEKVYGL from the coding sequence ATGGCAAGGGTGAGGAGAGCCTCCGCCGCCGATGTTGAAGCGGCGATGGCGCAGGACCGCAGGGCATCTTTTGCGCTGCCTGGCCTGCTGCTCGCCGGTGGTGCATTGCTCTGCGCCAGTTTTACTCTGCCGATCCTCTTGGGCCTGACACCGATCGAGCCGACGTCACGGGTGCTCGTTGCATCTGCCGTTATCAATTCTCTTTTCATCGTCGGCTTGATGTTCCTGATCGGCCGGGAAGTTCTGCGCCTTTTCAAGGCGCGCAACAGGGGCCGTGCCGCAGCCAGGCTGCATGTGCGCATCGTCGCCCTGTTTTCGGTCATCGCCATCACGCCGGCTATCCTGGTCGCAATCTTCGCCTCGATTACGCTCAACGTCGGTCTGGACCGCTGGTTCTCGATCCGCACCCAGTCGATCGTGTCGTCGTCGATGAACGTTGCCCAAGCTTACATGCTGGAAAACGCCAGCTATCTGCAGGGTCAGGCGATCTCCATGGCGAATGACCTGGAGCGGAACCGCGCGCTCTTCTATCTCGACCGCACCGGTTTCGTCGAACTGATGACCCGCCAGGCGCGCGGTCGCGGCATGCTCGGCGCCTTCCTCGTGCGCGAAGATGGCTCCGCCATTACCAAGGCGGATATCGAGACGGAAAAGCCGCTGCCAGCCATCCCGCGCGACGCACTGGAAAGTGCGGCTGCGGGTCAGCCGACGCTCATCCCACCAGGAGTGACCAACCTCGTCGGCGCGATCATCAAGCTTGATTCCATCTCCGGCACCTTCCTCTACACGATCCGGGCGGTGGATCCGAAAGTCATGCAGGCCATGCGCCTGATGGAAGAGAACAATGCCGAATACCAGTCAATGGAAGATGGCCGCACCACGCTGCAGATCGCCTTTGCCATCCTCTATCTTGGTTTTGCCCTGATCGTACTGCTTGCTGCCATCTGGACGGCTATCGCCGTCGCCGACCGCATTGTCCGCCCGATCCGGCTGCTGATTGGCGCTGCCGACAGCATCGCCTCCGGCAATCTCAACGTTCTCGTGCCGGTGCGCGCTGCCGATGGTGACGTCGGCAGCCTGTCGCGCACTTTCAATAAGATGGTGTCGCAGATCCGCTCCCAGCGCGATGAGATCCTGGAGGCGAAGGATGAGGTTGATGACCGCAGACGCTTTATCGAGGCCGTGCTGTCCGGTGTCACCGCAGCCGTCATTGGGGTGGAGGACAATGGCATTGTCACCATCGTCAATCCGTCAGCCGAGTTTTTCCTCGCCCTGCCATCCGATCAGTTGATCGGCGAAAAGCTGTCGCTCGTCGCACCGGAAGTTGATCGCGTGCTCACCGAAGCGACGGTGCGCCATCGCGGTGAGTACCGTGAGCAGATCAACATGATTCGGGGCGGCAAGGAACGCACTTTGAACGTTCAGGTGACCCGCGAGGAAACCCGAGGCTCCGAAGACAGCTACGTCATCACCCTCGACGACATCACCGATCTCGTGGTGGCCCAGCGCTCCACCGCCTGGGCCGATGTTGCACGGCGCATCGCCCATGAGATCAAGAACCCGCTGACGCCGATCCAGCTCTCTGCCGAGCGCCTCAAGCGACGCTACGGTAAGCAGATTGCCGAAGACGACAAGGCGGTCTTCAACCAGTGTACCGATACCATCGTCCGACAGGTGGAGGACATCGGCCGTATGGTCGATGAGTTCTCCGCCTTTGCCCGCATGCCGAAGCCGGCCAAACAACGGGCAGACCTCCGCGAGATCCTCACCGACGCGGTTTTTCTTCGGGAGATCGGCAGCGCGGAGATCGAGTTTCAGCGTGATTTTGGCGACGAGCCGCTGGAGGGCAGCTTCGATGCCCGCATGCTTGCTCAGGCCGTCAGCAACATCGTCAAGAATGCGGTGGAGGCGATCGAGGCGGTACCTCTGGAGGAGCTTGGCAAGGGCAAGATCCTCGTCCGCTCCTATTTCGATCACGCCCATGACCGCTTTGCGGTCGACGTGATCGACAATGGCCGCGGCCTGCCGACCGAAAACCGGCACCGGATCCTCGAACCCTACATGACCATGCGCGAAAAGGGTACCGGCCTCGGTCTCGCCATCGTCAAGAAGATTATTGAAGAGCATGGCGGACAACTCGAGCTGCATGATGCTCCGGCCGATTTCGACCGGGGCAGGGGCGCGATGATCAGGATCATCCTCCCCCGCGCCGAGACGGCCGCCATCGATAGCGAGAACGACAAGGAAAAGGTCTATGGCCTCTGA
- a CDS encoding sigma-54-dependent transcriptional regulator, which yields MASDILVVDDEEDIREIVSGILSDEGHETRTAHDADSALAAISDRVPRLVFLDIWMQGSRLDGLSLLDEIKLRHPDLPVVMISGHGNVETAVSAIKRGAFDFIEKPFKADRLILIAERALENSKLKREVSDLKRRTGDAVELIGTSVAVSQLRQTIEKIAPTNSRIMIFGPSGSGKELVARMIHKRSSRSAGPFVSLNAAAITPDRMEVALFGTEGTPGQPRRIGALEEAHRGILYLDEIGEMPRETQNKILRVLVEQQFERVGGSKRVKVDVRIISSSAYNLEGMIAEGRFREDLFHRLAVVPVKVPALAERREDIPFLVDMFMRQISEQAGIRQRKIGEDAMAVLQANDWPGNIRQLRNNIERLMILAQGDSPESAITAEMLPQDLSDMLPKVSASNDTHIMTLPLREAREMFERDYLIAQINRFGGNISRTAEFVGMERSALHRKLKSLGV from the coding sequence ATGGCCTCTGATATTCTGGTAGTCGATGACGAAGAGGACATCCGCGAGATCGTGTCCGGCATCCTGAGCGACGAAGGCCACGAAACCCGTACGGCCCATGATGCCGACAGCGCGCTGGCTGCGATATCCGATCGCGTGCCGCGTCTGGTCTTCCTTGATATCTGGATGCAGGGCAGCCGTCTCGACGGCCTCTCGTTGCTTGACGAGATCAAGCTGCGCCACCCGGACTTGCCCGTCGTGATGATCTCCGGTCACGGCAATGTGGAAACGGCCGTATCGGCGATCAAGCGCGGTGCCTTCGACTTTATCGAAAAGCCGTTCAAGGCCGACCGCCTGATCCTGATTGCCGAGCGTGCGCTGGAGAATTCCAAGTTGAAGCGCGAGGTCTCTGACCTGAAGCGCCGTACGGGCGATGCGGTGGAGCTCATCGGTACCTCGGTGGCCGTCTCGCAATTGCGCCAGACCATCGAGAAGATCGCACCGACCAACAGCCGCATCATGATCTTCGGCCCCTCCGGCTCCGGCAAGGAGCTGGTGGCGCGCATGATCCACAAGCGCTCCAGCCGGTCCGCCGGCCCCTTCGTCTCGCTGAATGCTGCAGCGATCACCCCTGATCGCATGGAAGTGGCTCTTTTCGGCACCGAAGGCACACCCGGCCAGCCGCGGCGCATCGGCGCGCTTGAAGAGGCCCATCGGGGAATCCTTTATCTGGACGAGATCGGCGAAATGCCGCGCGAAACGCAGAACAAGATCCTGCGCGTTCTCGTCGAACAGCAGTTCGAACGGGTCGGCGGTTCGAAGCGCGTCAAGGTCGACGTGCGCATCATCTCGTCCAGCGCCTATAATTTGGAGGGCATGATCGCCGAGGGCCGTTTCCGCGAGGATCTCTTCCATCGTCTGGCTGTTGTCCCGGTCAAGGTGCCGGCTCTTGCCGAGCGGCGCGAGGACATTCCCTTCCTCGTCGACATGTTCATGCGCCAGATTTCCGAACAGGCCGGCATCCGCCAGCGCAAGATTGGCGAAGATGCAATGGCGGTGCTGCAGGCGAATGATTGGCCGGGCAACATCCGCCAGCTGCGCAACAACATCGAGCGTCTGATGATCCTCGCCCAGGGCGACAGCCCCGAATCGGCGATCACCGCCGAGATGCTGCCGCAGGATCTCTCCGACATGCTGCCAAAGGTGTCGGCGAGCAACGACACCCACATCATGACGCTGCCGCTGCGCGAAGCGCGCGAAATGTTCGAGCGGGATTACCTGATCGCCCAGATCAATCGGTTCGGTGGCAACATTTCCCGCACTGCTGAGTTCGTCGGCATGGAGCGGTCCGCTCTGCATCGCAAACTGAAATCGCTTGGCGTATAA
- the trkA gene encoding Trk system potassium transporter TrkA, with the protein MKVIICGAGQVGYGIAERLSQEDNDVAVIDTSASLVTHITETLDVRGYVGHGAHPDVLARAGADQADMLIAVTLYDEINMTACQVAHSLFNVPTKIARIRSQNYLLPEYSDLFSRDNLPIDVTISPEIEVGKMVLRRISFPGATDIVRFADDHIAMLAIECMEDCPVVDTPLNQLSDLFPDLMATVCAIWRNGKLLVARSQDHLQVGDLAYVICQKDHARRTLGLFGHEEQEAARIVIAGGGNIGHYVARTIGHMSPKTRLKIIENDRDRALSVSDQLPDAIVLHGSALDQNILHQADIQDADLMVTLTNNDQTNILSAAMAKRLGCKSGMALINSPSFHDIAGSIGIDAYINPRAVTISRVLQHVRKGRIRAVYAVQKGKAEVIEAEALETSPLVGKSFRDLELPPGLRIGAIYRDKAVLRPSGDTRIKAKDRVVLFAAADAVRHVEQLFRVSIQYF; encoded by the coding sequence ATGAAGGTCATTATTTGCGGTGCGGGGCAAGTCGGCTACGGGATCGCGGAGCGGCTGTCGCAGGAAGACAACGACGTTGCCGTCATTGATACGTCCGCATCGCTTGTCACCCACATCACCGAGACGCTCGACGTGCGCGGCTATGTCGGTCATGGCGCCCATCCAGACGTGTTGGCGCGTGCGGGCGCCGACCAGGCCGACATGCTGATCGCAGTCACGCTCTACGACGAGATCAATATGACCGCCTGTCAGGTGGCACATTCCCTGTTCAATGTGCCGACCAAGATCGCCCGTATCCGATCGCAGAACTATCTGCTGCCGGAGTATTCGGACCTGTTCAGCCGAGACAATCTCCCGATCGACGTGACGATTTCGCCGGAGATCGAGGTCGGCAAGATGGTGCTCCGCCGCATTTCTTTTCCCGGAGCAACCGACATCGTCCGCTTCGCCGACGATCATATCGCCATGCTTGCCATCGAATGCATGGAGGACTGCCCGGTTGTCGATACGCCGCTCAACCAGTTGAGCGATTTGTTTCCTGACCTGATGGCAACCGTCTGTGCCATCTGGCGCAATGGCAAGCTATTGGTCGCACGCTCGCAGGACCATCTGCAGGTTGGCGATCTCGCCTATGTTATCTGCCAGAAGGATCATGCCCGCCGAACGCTTGGCCTTTTTGGCCACGAGGAGCAGGAAGCCGCTCGGATCGTCATTGCCGGCGGGGGCAATATTGGCCACTATGTGGCCCGCACCATCGGCCACATGTCGCCGAAGACACGGTTGAAGATCATCGAAAACGATCGCGACAGGGCGCTTTCGGTATCGGACCAGTTGCCCGATGCAATCGTGCTGCACGGGTCCGCGCTGGACCAGAACATCCTGCATCAGGCCGACATCCAGGATGCGGATCTGATGGTGACGCTGACAAACAACGATCAGACCAATATCCTCAGTGCCGCCATGGCGAAGCGCCTTGGCTGCAAGTCCGGAATGGCCCTGATCAACAGCCCGTCCTTCCACGACATCGCCGGCTCGATCGGCATCGACGCCTACATAAACCCGCGTGCCGTGACGATCTCGCGCGTCCTTCAGCATGTCCGCAAAGGCCGCATTCGCGCTGTCTATGCGGTGCAGAAGGGCAAGGCCGAGGTGATCGAGGCCGAAGCGCTGGAAACCTCGCCGCTCGTCGGCAAATCGTTTCGCGACCTTGAACTGCCTCCTGGCCTGCGCATCGGCGCAATTTACCGCGACAAGGCGGTTCTGCGCCCCAGTGGTGACACCCGCATCAAGGCCAAGGATCGCGTCGTGCTCTTTGCCGCTGCGGACGCCGTGCGGCATGTCGAGCAGCTTTTCCGCGTATCGATCCAGTATTTCTAG
- a CDS encoding D-amino-acid transaminase, with translation MPRIAYVNGRYLPHSEAAVHIEDRGYQFADGVYEVCEIRHGVIVDLTRHLDRLDRSLSELQMQSPMSRAALTQVIREVARRNRVKNGLFYLQVTRGVARRDHVFPSADTQPSLVITAKITDPSIIAKKNEVGLKAITLPDNRWDRVDIKTVGLLPNAMARQAAKEKGAQEAIYIDARGMVTEGAATNVWIVDQNGVLVTRPAEHGILRGITRTGLMDVTEKLGIAVAEREFSREEMLAAREVFITAATSICFPIIEIDGQTIGNGHPGAMSERIRSAFFDVAEKTVI, from the coding sequence ATGCCCCGGATTGCCTATGTCAATGGACGCTATCTTCCCCATTCGGAAGCGGCGGTCCACATCGAGGATCGCGGATACCAGTTTGCCGACGGTGTCTACGAGGTCTGCGAGATCCGTCATGGCGTGATTGTCGATCTGACCCGGCACCTTGACCGCCTCGACCGTTCCCTGTCGGAACTGCAAATGCAAAGCCCGATGAGCCGGGCGGCTCTCACCCAGGTCATCCGCGAAGTGGCTAGACGTAACCGGGTGAAGAATGGCTTGTTCTATCTTCAGGTGACACGTGGCGTCGCCCGCCGCGACCACGTCTTTCCCTCTGCCGACACGCAGCCGAGCCTGGTGATCACCGCCAAGATCACCGATCCATCGATTATAGCTAAGAAGAACGAAGTTGGCTTAAAGGCGATCACCCTACCAGACAATCGCTGGGACAGGGTCGATATCAAGACAGTCGGTCTGCTCCCCAATGCCATGGCGCGTCAGGCGGCCAAGGAGAAGGGTGCCCAGGAGGCCATCTACATCGATGCCCGCGGCATGGTGACGGAAGGGGCTGCCACCAATGTCTGGATCGTCGACCAAAATGGTGTGCTCGTCACCCGCCCAGCCGAACACGGCATATTGCGCGGCATTACGCGCACCGGCCTGATGGATGTGACGGAAAAACTGGGGATTGCGGTTGCGGAGCGGGAATTTTCCCGCGAGGAAATGCTGGCGGCCCGCGAAGTCTTCATTACCGCAGCCACCAGCATCTGCTTTCCGATCATCGAGATCGATGGCCAGACGATCGGCAATGGCCATCCCGGTGCCATGTCGGAGCGGATCCGATCCGCCTTTTTCGACGTTGCGGAAAAGACGGTGATTTGA
- the hfq gene encoding RNA chaperone Hfq, with the protein MAERSQNLQDLFLNTVRKQKISLTIFLINGVKLTGVVTSFDNFCVLLRRDGHSQLVYKHAISTIMPGQPMQMFESEDSASQQD; encoded by the coding sequence ATGGCGGAACGTTCTCAGAATCTGCAGGATCTTTTCCTCAACACCGTTCGCAAACAGAAGATCTCGCTGACGATCTTCCTCATCAACGGCGTCAAGCTGACCGGTGTCGTCACGTCGTTTGACAACTTCTGCGTTCTGCTGCGTCGTGACGGACATTCCCAGCTGGTGTATAAGCACGCCATCTCGACCATCATGCCAGGCCAGCCGATGCAGATGTTCGAGAGCGAAGATAGCGCTTCCCAACAGGACTGA
- the hflX gene encoding GTPase HflX has translation MRAVVIVPVLKQGRPQPLPEGAPPAPGRSNDARLEEAIGLARAIDLTIVQGLIVAVNQPRPATLMGSGKIAEVKALLDEFDAGLVIVDHPLTPVQQRNLEKEWNAKVIDRTGLILEIFGRRASTKEGTLQVELAHLNYQKGRLVRSWTHLERQRGGAGFMGGPGETQIEADRRMLQDKIIKLERELEQVVRTRQLHRAKRRKVPHPIVALVGYTNAGKSTLFNRITGAGVLAEDMLFATLDPTLRRMKLPHGRTVIMSDTVGFISDLPTHLVAAFRATLEEVLEADLILHVRDMSDPDNGAQSADVLRILDDLGIDEKERSERIIEVWNKIDRLDPDNHDGLLQKAAGRENVLPVSAISGEGVDTLLDVISERLSGVLTEATITVPADKHAVISWLYENAVVSSREDHEDGSVSLDVRLTDRQADELERKLGTRKSAEKEDWER, from the coding sequence ATGCGAGCCGTTGTCATCGTTCCCGTTCTCAAGCAGGGACGTCCTCAGCCTTTGCCCGAGGGAGCGCCACCGGCGCCAGGCCGCTCGAACGACGCACGGCTCGAAGAGGCCATCGGCCTTGCCCGCGCCATTGATCTGACCATCGTCCAGGGTCTGATCGTTGCGGTCAACCAACCGCGCCCGGCAACGCTGATGGGATCGGGCAAGATCGCCGAAGTGAAGGCGCTGCTCGACGAGTTCGATGCGGGTCTCGTCATTGTCGATCATCCGCTCACCCCGGTCCAGCAGCGCAATCTCGAGAAGGAATGGAACGCCAAGGTCATCGACCGCACGGGTCTGATCCTCGAGATCTTCGGCCGCCGCGCTTCCACCAAGGAAGGCACGCTCCAGGTCGAACTCGCGCATCTGAACTACCAGAAGGGCCGCCTCGTGCGATCCTGGACGCACCTTGAGCGCCAGCGCGGTGGTGCCGGCTTCATGGGTGGTCCGGGTGAAACCCAGATCGAAGCCGACCGGCGCATGTTGCAGGACAAGATCATCAAGCTCGAGCGCGAGCTCGAACAGGTGGTTCGCACCCGACAGCTTCACCGCGCCAAGCGCCGCAAGGTTCCCCATCCAATCGTCGCCTTGGTCGGTTATACCAACGCCGGCAAATCGACGCTGTTCAACCGCATTACCGGTGCGGGCGTTCTGGCTGAAGACATGCTGTTTGCCACGCTCGATCCGACGCTGCGCCGCATGAAGCTGCCGCATGGCCGGACCGTGATCATGTCCGACACCGTCGGTTTCATCTCTGACCTCCCGACCCATCTCGTCGCCGCCTTCCGTGCGACGCTCGAAGAGGTGCTCGAAGCCGATCTCATCCTGCATGTCCGCGACATGTCGGACCCCGACAACGGTGCCCAATCGGCGGACGTCCTGCGCATTCTCGACGATCTCGGCATCGATGAGAAGGAACGGTCGGAACGGATCATCGAGGTCTGGAACAAGATCGATCGTCTCGATCCAGACAATCATGATGGTCTGCTGCAAAAAGCCGCCGGGCGTGAGAATGTCCTGCCCGTCTCCGCGATCAGCGGGGAGGGCGTCGACACGCTGCTCGACGTGATCTCTGAGCGCCTTTCTGGTGTTCTGACGGAGGCAACGATCACAGTCCCGGCAGACAAACACGCCGTTATCTCCTGGCTCTATGAAAACGCCGTTGTCAGCAGTCGCGAAGACCACGAAGACGGCAGCGTCAGCCTCGACGTGCGTCTCACCGACCGTCAAGCCGATGAACTGGAGCGCAAGCTCGGTACCCGGAAGTCGGCCGAAAAAGAAGATTGGGAACGCTAA
- the bchE gene encoding magnesium-protoporphyrin IX monomethyl ester anaerobic oxidative cyclase yields MRVVFIHPNYHSGGAEIAGNWPPAWVAYLGGALKSAGFTDIHFLDAMTNDMTEDRLHEELRRLQPDMIGCTAITPSIYMAERCLEIAKEVCPQALRVLGGIHATFMYQQVLTEAPYVDVIVRGEGEEIIVDLARAFATGNWKVARAGIRGLAYITDDGKIIATPAAPTVKNFDAVVPDWTLLEWEKYIYVPLGVRVAIPNMARGCPFTCSFCSQWKFWRDYRIRDPKKVVDEIEKLVNDHQVGFFILADEEPTINRKKFIAFCEELITRGLPAKVKWGINTRVTDIIRDEEYLALYRKAGLVHVSLGTEAAAQLKLDRFNKETKVAENKKAIRLLREADIFTEAQFIVGLENETAETLEETYRMARDWNPDLANWAMYTPWPFSPLFQELGDKVEIFDFSKYNFLTPIMKPEAMDRAELLDRVMNNYRRFYMIKALFHYPWRGKGFRRRYLLGCLKAFLKAGFERKFYDLGKHNYWGPQSKDKVDFGFDMSRKIAPAQLDDWQAAADRASQAKARRAGAAQPVLACGGGAESHDARL; encoded by the coding sequence ATGCGCGTCGTCTTCATCCATCCGAACTATCACTCCGGCGGCGCTGAGATCGCCGGCAACTGGCCGCCCGCATGGGTCGCCTATCTCGGCGGAGCACTGAAGTCGGCGGGCTTCACCGACATCCATTTCCTCGATGCCATGACCAACGACATGACGGAGGACCGGTTGCACGAGGAATTGCGCCGCCTGCAGCCTGATATGATCGGCTGCACCGCCATTACCCCGTCGATCTATATGGCCGAGCGCTGCCTGGAGATCGCAAAAGAGGTCTGCCCCCAGGCGCTCCGGGTCCTCGGCGGTATCCATGCCACCTTCATGTACCAGCAGGTCTTGACCGAGGCGCCCTATGTCGACGTCATCGTCCGTGGCGAAGGCGAGGAGATCATCGTCGATCTCGCCCGCGCCTTTGCCACCGGCAACTGGAAGGTGGCGAGGGCAGGGATCAGGGGGCTCGCCTATATCACCGATGACGGCAAGATCATCGCGACACCCGCGGCTCCTACGGTCAAGAATTTCGATGCTGTCGTGCCGGACTGGACGCTGCTCGAATGGGAGAAATACATCTACGTGCCGCTCGGTGTCCGGGTCGCCATCCCCAACATGGCGCGTGGCTGCCCGTTTACCTGCTCCTTCTGCTCGCAATGGAAGTTCTGGCGCGACTATCGCATCCGTGATCCGAAGAAGGTCGTCGATGAGATCGAAAAGCTGGTCAACGACCATCAGGTCGGCTTCTTCATCCTCGCTGATGAGGAACCCACCATCAATCGCAAGAAGTTCATCGCCTTCTGCGAGGAACTGATCACCCGTGGGCTGCCGGCCAAGGTCAAATGGGGCATCAACACCCGCGTCACCGACATCATCAGAGACGAGGAATATCTGGCGCTCTATCGCAAGGCCGGCCTCGTGCATGTCTCGCTCGGCACGGAAGCCGCCGCCCAGCTGAAACTCGACCGCTTCAACAAGGAAACCAAGGTCGCCGAGAACAAGAAGGCGATCCGCCTGCTCCGTGAAGCCGACATTTTCACAGAGGCGCAGTTCATCGTCGGGCTGGAAAACGAGACGGCGGAGACGCTGGAAGAGACCTATCGGATGGCGCGCGACTGGAACCCGGATCTCGCCAACTGGGCCATGTACACGCCCTGGCCCTTCTCGCCGCTTTTTCAGGAACTGGGCGACAAGGTCGAGATCTTCGATTTCTCGAAATACAACTTCTTAACACCGATCATGAAGCCCGAAGCCATGGACCGCGCCGAACTGCTCGACCGCGTCATGAACAATTACCGCCGCTTCTACATGATCAAGGCGCTCTTCCATTACCCTTGGCGCGGCAAGGGTTTTCGTCGCCGTTACCTGCTGGGCTGCCTCAAGGCATTCCTCAAGGCAGGCTTCGAGCGTAAGTTCTATGACCTCGGCAAGCACAACTACTGGGGCCCGCAATCCAAGGACAAGGTCGATTTCGGTTTCGACATGAGCCGCAAAATTGCGCCTGCCCAGCTCGACGATTGGCAGGCTGCCGCCGATCGTGCAAGTCAGGCGAAGGCAAGAAGAGCAGGCGCTGCGCAGCCGGTGCTCGCCTGCGGTGGCGGAGCCGAGAGCCATGATGCCCGCCTCTGA
- the bchJ gene encoding bacteriochlorophyll 4-vinyl reductase, which translates to MMPASETWVGLAETENEDAVLSPAALQTPSATESGSPAVTARIGPNALVQTGQALSALFGETTARALFERAGLIDRYTAAPRVMLDEAEPRRLFNVLCEDLSPVDSVQVLADAGHRTGHYLLTNRIPKPARWLLPRLPLGLSTRILVRAIAAHSWTFAGSGRFRGHVEAWRRPVVRLVIWSNPLATPGCPWHGAVFERLFATLTASHVTVSHPRCSARGDDCCEWTITPSAGPLPRARSCPRDGADRPDREDRL; encoded by the coding sequence ATGATGCCCGCCTCTGAGACGTGGGTTGGTCTGGCCGAGACAGAAAACGAAGATGCGGTTCTGTCTCCAGCGGCTCTGCAGACGCCCTCTGCGACAGAGTCGGGTTCGCCGGCAGTGACCGCGAGGATCGGACCGAATGCCCTCGTTCAGACGGGGCAGGCGCTGTCAGCCCTCTTCGGTGAGACCACGGCGCGCGCCCTGTTTGAGCGCGCCGGTCTAATAGATCGCTACACGGCCGCGCCGCGTGTCATGCTTGATGAGGCCGAACCGCGTCGGCTTTTCAACGTCCTTTGCGAGGACCTTTCTCCCGTCGATTCAGTCCAGGTGCTTGCCGATGCCGGCCACCGTACCGGTCACTACCTTCTCACGAATCGCATCCCCAAGCCGGCCCGTTGGCTGTTGCCGCGCCTGCCGCTGGGTCTCTCGACACGGATCCTCGTTCGCGCCATCGCCGCCCATTCCTGGACCTTTGCGGGAAGTGGGCGGTTCCGCGGCCACGTGGAGGCTTGGCGGCGGCCCGTCGTCCGACTCGTAATCTGGTCAAACCCGCTCGCAACGCCCGGCTGCCCGTGGCACGGTGCCGTCTTCGAGCGGCTCTTTGCCACCCTGACCGCCAGCCACGTCACCGTATCGCACCCTCGCTGCTCGGCACGCGGTGACGACTGCTGTGAATGGACGATCACACCTTCTGCCGGCCCCCTGCCGCGCGCGCGAAGCTGTCCGAGAGACGGAGCCGACCGACCGGATCGAGAAGATCGCCTGTGA